GGCCGAACGCAGTGATAACCAATGATAAGTACCCACCCAGTAAGAGACTCCAGGGTGTGGTTATTAGGAGGGGGGCTGTTATTGGTGCTAACGCCACATTAATAGCCGGCATTGAGGTTGGGGAAGGAGCTGTGGTTGCCGCTGGATCAATAGTCACCAGGGATGTTAAGCCAGGGACTGTTGTTGCCGGTGCCCCGGCTAAACCCATGTATAGTGTTGATGTGTATATTGAGAAGAGGAGGATTTATGAATCAATGGGTTAAGTTACTTAATCTGCCTATGAGCTCCTTATGAAACTTTTCATCATCAATAATGCTCCTTATTATTGATTTAATAACCTCCATTCTAGACCTCTCTCCGCTAGTCAATACCCTTGATGATGCTGACTCATAGCTACTCAACATGTACTCATACATGCTTAAGGCTATTGTCTCATAATCCTCAAGCTCCATTAACCTATTAGCCAAATCCTTAGTCACACCACCCCTAACCGTTGCCGCATACTCCCTTATCTTACCAAGCTTACTCTCCAACTCCCTATTCATGGCTGCAACACCCTCAACGCTAAGTGAACCCTTAAGGTCATTGAGTAGCGTCTCTTCAATACCCTTCAATATATCCCTATGCTTAGCTGAGTCCCTACTTATTAACTGCAGGCTAATTTTACTTAATTCATCAGCAGCTAATTCGCTTAATTCACTATATAATTCAGCCAACTCATCCTCAACCTCCTCAAGATTCCTCAACATACTGATTAATGCAGAGTTAAAATCCCTAACAACCATAGGGCTTACGCATAAGCCGTGTTTTAAAGCATTCGATAATGAAAAGGACCGTAAGGTTAATTAATTTGAGGGCATTAAGGCATTAATGAGGGTTAGCTTCCTAGGCGTTGGCGGTTGGGTTTCAATGCCCTGGCTAAACCACCCCTCGATACTGGTTGAGGCCAAGGGGGCTAGGCTGCTTCTTGATGCTGGGGAGGGTTCATATAGGCAGTTGAGGAGGTGCACTGGCCTTGACGTTGACTCAATAGATGCAGTCGTAATAACTCATGGACATGGTGATCACATCCTCGGCTTACCCTCATACGTACTAATGGCTGGTTCAAGGGGTATTAGGCTGAGTGTAATAGCCCCAAGGTATGTTATGGATGATTTAGTAAGCCTAATTAAGGTAACCCACATTCAGCAGTACGCTAATGCACTTAACCCAATACCCATTGATATACCTAATGAGCCATCCCTCATAATGGAGCTTAAGGGTATTAGGATTTACGCAGTTAAGGTTAACCACACAGTGGATGCTATGGCGGTTAAATTAATCGACTCAGATGAATCATGCCTAACCTACAGCGGTGATACTGCACCATCAGGGTCACTGGTTGAGTTGGCTAAGGGCTGTGGTGCACTGATTCATGAGGCAAGTGGGAATCCGGGCTTTGAGGAAGAGGCTCATAGGCATGGTCATAGTACCGTTAAGGATGCCGTTAACATCGCTAAGGAGGCTGAGGTTAGGCAATTAATACTCACTCACTTCTATACGGTTAACCCAATCGTAAGTGGCTTAAGTGAAGGAGTAAACGTGATAATACCGTATGAGTGCTCAACTATTGAATTAAGTAAAGGGTCTTAAACACCAGCGCCCTTAACCTCCCTTAAAAGTCTCCTAAGGAATTCCCTCCTACGCCTAATCCTCCTAAGCCTACCCTCCACGTTACTCAACGGTACCCCCATTCTCCTAGCCTCAGCCACAGCCCTCTGGGCGTTAACCTCCTCAATACGTAGCCACTCATACATAACCCTAATCCTCCTAACCTCACCATAGGCATCATAACCCTGTGGCTCAACATTAATACCCAAGTAGTCGTTAAGCCACTTAACCCTAGCTTCCTCATTATCCCTAAGCGCCCTTGAAGCATCAATACCCCCAAGGAACCTAGAGTACTTGGTGGCAATTAGCTTAATTACAGGTGACTCACTGCTCATTAGGCATCAGCCTCTCCATAACCCTCTGCCCAAGGTACCTGTCCTCAACCCTACTCTCAACATTACCCACAACCTCATCATTAACCTCAACAGTCTCAACTTCATTAACCTCAACCACCTCATCATTAATGGGTCTAAGCCTACTCACTGCAGTAGCCATGTTTAAGTCAATCATCCTGAGTATTGAGTATAGGGAACGCTTATCTATCCTATTATTGTAAGCGTAGATTAAGGCTAATTCAAGAATCCTCCTACTGCTTAAGCCAGCATTGGTAAGCCCCAAAGCCTTAATGCCACCTAACAGTAATTGCCTACCCTTACCCATGATTAGTGATGCTCATTGGTGGCATTAAAAGCTAACGCGTAGAATCAGTACCTACCATGAATTTAAAGTTTAAGTAAATAGGTAATCATGTAGATAGAGCGATAATATATAGAAATGAGTAGCATGAACACCTTATGCTATTTACATTAATGATTTGCCATAGATTAACGCGTAAAGCTTAAAAATACATATTTGACAGGTAATACATGGGTAATTTGAATAGAAGGGCAAGGAGGGGTATTGAACCCATAGTGGCCGCAATACTACTAATAGTGATAACTGTCGTAGCCGCAATACTACTTTACTTCTGGTTCTCAGGATACCTATCAACGACAACAACAAGAGTATCACAAGTATCAGCTCCTGAAGAGGCGCAAATAATTGGAGTTAACTATAATCCATCAGGTAGTCAACTAATTGTGTATGTTCAGAATGTTGGGCAAATACCCATAACCATAGACCAAGCGTATATACTAAATAGTACAACATTAAATATAATATGTACATTAACCTTAACAGGCTACTCATCACCCCCTTCAGCAGCATATACTACAGCACCAGCTAGTGGGGTAACTTTAACCTATGGTAATTCTGCTGCATTATACTTCTCAATACCCTCTGGCTGCAGCCTAAATCCAAATTCACTCTATGTATTAAAACTTGTTACGGCAAGGGGTACTCAGATAACTTACCAGTTCTCAACGTAAATTCTTAATAAGCCCTAGTGCTAAAATTAAAAGTAGCCATGATGAGTTTTTTAAGGCATGGTTCAAGTGAAATCACTGGAGCGGTTCTAATACTGGTTATTTCAGTGATGCTTAGTGTGGCATTACTGGCATTATTCATAAACTACATTAATGGTTCACTACAGAGTCTCTACAGCGGTCCATTAGGCTACCATTGTGAGTTCACTGTTATTGGTTATGCAGTGAATGGTACAGTGAACACTTATAAGGTTGCCCTTGCCCTATACAATTACGGTACTGCAACATGCATTATTAACGATGCTGCGGTAATTAATGCAACGACAGGTAACGTAATAATGGTTATAACCTACAGTAACCCTATTAAGTTCAATAGGTTTACCATAGTAACTATAACAGTTAATTCAATTAAACCACCCTTCATTATTAAATTCTACTCAAATGACGGGTATACAGGTGGTGCCCTTGTTGAGTAGGCTTGGGCTCGGTGAGATTTACGTATTCGCAATATTCATAATAGCGGCAGCGGTCTTCTTAGTCTCAATACTGTATTTAGTTAACTCAATCAGGGGATTCATAAGTAAGGAAGTAACTTACGCCGCTGAGGCTTCAGCTTCTAAAATAACTATTATTCCCCAAGCACCACCTACTGCTAAGGGCTACTACACGTATGTTAATGCTTCCCTTAAAGGTGACTTAAGCGTGTATAGCACCGGTAACCCCTTACCCAACTATGCCTTTTGCTTAGTTAAGCTTAGTAACGGTACAGAGTATTATGCC
The genomic region above belongs to Caldivirga sp. and contains:
- a CDS encoding DapH/DapD/GlmU-related protein, which gives rise to PNAVITNDKYPPSKRLQGVVIRRGAVIGANATLIAGIEVGEGAVVAAGSIVTRDVKPGTVVAGAPAKPMYSVDVYIEKRRIYESMG
- a CDS encoding MBL fold metallo-hydrolase, translated to MRVSFLGVGGWVSMPWLNHPSILVEAKGARLLLDAGEGSYRQLRRCTGLDVDSIDAVVITHGHGDHILGLPSYVLMAGSRGIRLSVIAPRYVMDDLVSLIKVTHIQQYANALNPIPIDIPNEPSLIMELKGIRIYAVKVNHTVDAMAVKLIDSDESCLTYSGDTAPSGSLVELAKGCGALIHEASGNPGFEEEAHRHGHSTVKDAVNIAKEAEVRQLILTHFYTVNPIVSGLSEGVNVIIPYECSTIELSKGS
- a CDS encoding archaellin/type IV pilin N-terminal domain-containing protein translates to MGNLNRRARRGIEPIVAAILLIVITVVAAILLYFWFSGYLSTTTTRVSQVSAPEEAQIIGVNYNPSGSQLIVYVQNVGQIPITIDQAYILNSTTLNIICTLTLTGYSSPPSAAYTTAPASGVTLTYGNSAALYFSIPSGCSLNPNSLYVLKLVTARGTQITYQFST